One stretch of Miscanthus floridulus cultivar M001 chromosome 18, ASM1932011v1, whole genome shotgun sequence DNA includes these proteins:
- the LOC136520944 gene encoding transcription factor TGAL3-like isoform X2: MALPGVATTADDARFCMPWAAAAHFENWGDSGIVVTSPLAETASTDVDDVSGGNHNDAQMGGAITQSVDGHDNSLPVCKAQRRLAQNREAARKSRMRKKAYIVELENSRSKLAHLEQELQRARQQGMFIASGRSGDHGGSTGGSLAFDLEYARWLDEHQHHMNDLRVALSAQIGDDDLGVLVDGVMLHYDEMFRLKGVATRTDVFHVLSGMWMSPAERFFMWLGGFRSSELLKVVARQVEPQLTEQQLVGICSLQQSLQQAEDALSQGMEALQQALGDTLAAAAPALGPSASAADSVTNYMGQMAVAMSKLATVENFLRQADLLRQQTLKQVHRILTTRQAARALLVVSDYFSRLRALSSLWLTRPTD, from the exons ATGGCGCTGCCGGGGGTGGCGACGACGGCGGACGACGCCCGGTTCTGCATGCCGTGGGCGGCCGCGGCGCATTTCGAGAACTGGGGCGACTCCGGCATCGTCGTCACGAGCCCGCTCGCCGAGACGGCTTCCACCGACGTCGACGACGTCAGCGGTGGCAACCACAACGACGCACAGATG GGTGGAGCCATCACGCAGAGCGTCGATGGACACGATAACTCGTTGCCGGTGTGCAAG GCGCAGAGGAGGCTTGCGCAAAACCGCGAGGCAGCCCGGAAAAGCCGGATGAGGAAGAAG GCATACATTGTGGAGCTGGAGAACAGCCGGTCCAAGCTGGCTCACCTTGAGCAGGAGCTTCAGAGGGCAAGGCAGCAG GGGATGTTCATTGCAAGTGGACGCTCCGGCGATCATGGAGGCTCCACTGGAG GCTCGTTGGCGTTCGATCTGGAGTACGCGCGGTGGCTGGACGAGCACCAGCACCACATGAACGACCTCCGGGTGGCCCTGAGCGCGCAGATCGGCGATGACGACCTGGGCGTGCTGGTGGACGGCGTGATGCTGCACTACGACGAGATGTTCCGTCTCAAGGGCGTGGCCACCAGGACGGACGTGTTCCACGTGCTGTCGGGCATGTGGATGAGCCCCGCGGAGCGGTTCTTCATGTGGCTGGGCGGGTTCCGGTCGTCGGAGCTGCTCAAGGTGGTGGCGCGGCAGGTGGAGCCGCAGCTGACGGAGCAGCAGCTGGTGGGCATCTGCAGCCTGCAGCAGTCGCTGCAGCAGGCCGAGGACGCGCTGTCGCAGGGGATGGAGGCCCTGCAGCAGGCGCTCGGGGacacgctcgccgccgccgccccggcgCTCGGCCCGTCCGCGTCCGCCGCCGACAGCGTCACCAACTACATGGGCCAGATGGCCGTCGCCATGAGCAAGCTCGCCACCGTGGAGAACTTCCTCCGCCAGGCGGACCTGCTGCGGCAGCAGACGCTCAAGCAGGTGCACCGGATCCTGACCACGCGCCAGGCCGCGCGCGCGCTGCTCGTCGTCAGCGACTACTTCTCGCGGCTCCGAGCGCTGAGCTCCCTGTGGCTGACGCGCCCGACGGATTGA
- the LOC136520944 gene encoding transcription factor TGAL3-like isoform X1, whose product MALPGVATTADDARFCMPWAAAAHFENWGDSGIVVTSPLAETASTDVDDVSGGNHNDAQMGGAITQSVDGHDNSLPVCKVESRDHKAQRRLAQNREAARKSRMRKKAYIVELENSRSKLAHLEQELQRARQQGMFIASGRSGDHGGSTGGSLAFDLEYARWLDEHQHHMNDLRVALSAQIGDDDLGVLVDGVMLHYDEMFRLKGVATRTDVFHVLSGMWMSPAERFFMWLGGFRSSELLKVVARQVEPQLTEQQLVGICSLQQSLQQAEDALSQGMEALQQALGDTLAAAAPALGPSASAADSVTNYMGQMAVAMSKLATVENFLRQADLLRQQTLKQVHRILTTRQAARALLVVSDYFSRLRALSSLWLTRPTD is encoded by the exons ATGGCGCTGCCGGGGGTGGCGACGACGGCGGACGACGCCCGGTTCTGCATGCCGTGGGCGGCCGCGGCGCATTTCGAGAACTGGGGCGACTCCGGCATCGTCGTCACGAGCCCGCTCGCCGAGACGGCTTCCACCGACGTCGACGACGTCAGCGGTGGCAACCACAACGACGCACAGATG GGTGGAGCCATCACGCAGAGCGTCGATGGACACGATAACTCGTTGCCGGTGTGCAAGGTAGAATCGAGGGATCACAAG GCGCAGAGGAGGCTTGCGCAAAACCGCGAGGCAGCCCGGAAAAGCCGGATGAGGAAGAAG GCATACATTGTGGAGCTGGAGAACAGCCGGTCCAAGCTGGCTCACCTTGAGCAGGAGCTTCAGAGGGCAAGGCAGCAG GGGATGTTCATTGCAAGTGGACGCTCCGGCGATCATGGAGGCTCCACTGGAG GCTCGTTGGCGTTCGATCTGGAGTACGCGCGGTGGCTGGACGAGCACCAGCACCACATGAACGACCTCCGGGTGGCCCTGAGCGCGCAGATCGGCGATGACGACCTGGGCGTGCTGGTGGACGGCGTGATGCTGCACTACGACGAGATGTTCCGTCTCAAGGGCGTGGCCACCAGGACGGACGTGTTCCACGTGCTGTCGGGCATGTGGATGAGCCCCGCGGAGCGGTTCTTCATGTGGCTGGGCGGGTTCCGGTCGTCGGAGCTGCTCAAGGTGGTGGCGCGGCAGGTGGAGCCGCAGCTGACGGAGCAGCAGCTGGTGGGCATCTGCAGCCTGCAGCAGTCGCTGCAGCAGGCCGAGGACGCGCTGTCGCAGGGGATGGAGGCCCTGCAGCAGGCGCTCGGGGacacgctcgccgccgccgccccggcgCTCGGCCCGTCCGCGTCCGCCGCCGACAGCGTCACCAACTACATGGGCCAGATGGCCGTCGCCATGAGCAAGCTCGCCACCGTGGAGAACTTCCTCCGCCAGGCGGACCTGCTGCGGCAGCAGACGCTCAAGCAGGTGCACCGGATCCTGACCACGCGCCAGGCCGCGCGCGCGCTGCTCGTCGTCAGCGACTACTTCTCGCGGCTCCGAGCGCTGAGCTCCCTGTGGCTGACGCGCCCGACGGATTGA